The region GGAGGGCCCTGATTTGTTTGGAGGTGCTGTCATCATTTAGATGTCGTGTCGTGTACCTTGAGGGAGGGGAGATACGGTGAGACATGTGGGCGTTTCCGTGCCGCCGGTACGCAGGCGCTCACACCCACCTCAGTGCGTTGAGGAGACCCTCCACGCTGTTGGACGGCTGCTCCTTCAGCACCTTGATGCAGCCCTTCATCTGCAGGTATCAGACGACCGATTAGCACAGAAATAACCAGACACGGGTGAGCGGACCACCCAAACAGGTGCATTTATACACTTCTGGGGAGCAGAAATCAAAACCAAGAACGCTCACGTCGATTTTGGAGGTCTTGGCGAAGGCGCCGACCGGGTGGACGTGGTCGTAGAGGATGATGACTCCGACCATCACCCTCATGCAGAACAGCATGGTGTCTGTGTTGGTGAACCGGCAGCGGTACTCCCTGTGAGGAGACAGTTCTGGGGTCAGCGGGAGGTCCAGTCGCTGGCCATCGCCTTTGATAGTTACCGATGAGGAATTCACTCAACAAATTAGCGTTTTCGCATCTATTGGACTGGACACTGAAAGTCTGAAAGGCCCCATACTCATCCGCAATTCTTATCTTATCAAAATGAGAAGAACGACAGAATGGGAGCACTCACGGGGTCTCCAGCATGACACGGCACACGCACGCCATGGTGCTGAGGCAGTCCGTGGTGTCCTCGATGGGCAAGGTCTTATTCTGTGAGAAGGAGAGAGACATAAGCGCAAGTAAAAACAGAGACAAATGCCTTTATTGAGCAGAGGCAacaccacaagggggcgctagACTACATCTGCAGAGTTTGCTGAGAGGCGAGCGTGACCTCTACTTCCTGTCAAATCTGCAGAAACCCGATGTGACGAGGTGACTTGTGCTCCGCGAAAGTGACTTCTGACAGTTACACCaagcattagcttagctcgaACTGAGCAGTGAGTCATATAAcgagtaaaaataaacaaatataatAAGAAAGCCCATAGCTGGAGGAATCCTTCCTTTGAGATAAAGCAACAGGAACGATGATAATATTTCACAAGCGCCAGAAAAAGGTTGGTGTTATTAGCTTGGACACATTTTGACCATAAGCAACGTGTAGAAGCTCGTCTAATTAGAGGCTGAAAGATTTCTACCTCTGAAACAAACTTGGTGGTGGCGTTGCTCAGTGTCTTCAGCATTGGCGTCGCCTCGGCGTAGAACAGGGACATCCGATTGGCCATCTCATTGTTGACCTCGTTCTCTGCTTCCAGCTGCGCGACGACACACAGGCGATATCAATAACAGACTCGGGCGAGGTGAGCGACTGCCTCACCGAGGCCTCACCTGCTGGTTGTTCAGCCTGTTCCTGCTTATGGTCCTCCTGTAGTAGCTGAAGTCATTCTGAATGGCTGGATTTGTCATCTGTACGTCGGAGGAAGAGCTTTATTCAGCCTTTCAACCCAAAAGAAACACTGGATTTTTCCAGCTTCACCGGCGGATCCTCTCACCTTTAGCTCGTCGAAGCTGAGCGTGAAATGAAGGATCTCAGCAAACTGTTTAGCCAGCGCTTGCTCTCTCTCCAGGTGCTGCATGGGAGCGTACGGCGGGCTGGTCAGTGCCTCCAGCAGGCTGCGCAGGGCGTTCTCTGCAGGGACGTGTCTGACATGttaatgctgcagctggaatctGTATGCTGCTGTTGCACGGAGGCTCAGTCCAAAAGCTTCAGTCTCGGCCTGGCAGCCTCTTTGTTTTTAGTCACTTTTGCCAGTTTACCCTAAATAACTCATTTACtttcaacaaaaaacagaagtGGCACGCTTCGTCAGTATGAAACACGCTTCCTgtatgaaacaggaagtcagtgtAGCGGCTCATCGCCACTGAAAGCAACACATCAGGTGACCTTGTGACCTCTTAATATTAGATAAAATGTATTAGAATCCAAAATTTACCGCTTGTGGTTTCTTAAAGCCTATTTGTACATGTTTTTTCACCATTAATAACAGCTGTatgaatttcaaaataaaagcatgtctcTAAAGGATAATATCCACTTTCATTGACTTCATTGGGTTGTTGCGTTGGAACGATCCAGATCTTCTACAACCCCTTGGAGACGTTCCGGATCTAAAAGCACACTTAACCTCACAAGTTCTTTTAGAATCCCTAACCCACTGACCAACTTAGGTCGTAACCTTTATCCGTCACGGTGAAAGGCGGTCGACTTTCTGTGACCTTTTCTCCACTCTCAGCAGCCACACAGCAGACATCATCACGGCCGCTACAACTACAAGAGATCGAGAGATCCACTGATCCCGGCTGCGACACTGCTGCTGGACCTCGATGCGATGGCTCTGCCTCAGAAGCCAAGTCCCCAGAGTCTCTTCCTCTGCATTAAAAATGTAGACTCTTCTATAAATACACCGCTGAAGTGTTTCATCTAAAGGACCTGAGCAAAAGCCCCACACCCCCCCGCCTGATGTTAGCTCATGTTCCCTGTCCGGCGCTCTGATTCATGAGTCTGATGGCTCGCTGCACATTTTAAACCACTCCGGGTGAAACCGAAATGAAGGTCGAGTTTGTGTTGAGCTAATGGGCGAGGTTTGAATTCTGTCCCTCGATAAAGAGGGCGTCTGCTGCGTTATATAGGCGCATTAGTGCTGTTGCATTAGCATTAATAATTAGTTAGCCCCCCGCCTCGTTGGTAAGCTGAGAACATGATGTCCATGAGATCGAAGTGTTATtggaaagcagagcagaggCGGGAGAGCTCATACTTtgctctctctgttctctccatctctcactcTCGCTGCTGGACGATCATGTACCGCAGTTTCCCTAGCAACGGCTGCCTGGCTGCTGGGTCAGGATGCTGCGTAGATGGTGGGGAGGCCATTATAATATCTCCACATAGTGAAGAACAGCCCGCGATGTGTTCACTGACTGCTGGTACATTAAGGCATTGACCGTTCAGGAGCGACATGTCTCCGTTCTGTAATCACTCGGCATCCCTGACGTATAACCGGCTCGGGCCGACCCGAACGACATCGGCAAACCTTCACGCTTTGGTGCAGGTTTGTCAGAATGCAGCATTTGAGCCTGTAGATGTTCCTCCTCCACCTAACCCCGACCCTCTGCGGCCTTCATCTCTTCCCTCCAGCACCTCAGAGTGTGCTGCATCGCCTGATGTCACCATGCCGACTGTGTAAGAGCCGTCCTCACCCAGTCGGAGGGAGAACTCATAAAAGCGCTTCAGcttggccaccagggggcagactGCATTCCAGGCCTTCTCCTGGAGAGCCAGGTCACCTGGGTTCTGGATCGCCTGCAGACGAGGGAGGAACCGCAGATGTTACTCGGCAGAAACGATCTAAAATTCAACACTTGACTTGAGTTACGATTGACACAGCACTCAAATCATCCAAGATTTGTACAGGGTGAGGTTGTTTTGTTCAATTTGAAAGTGCAGTTGGACAACAAACCGAGTGAGATTGAATTTCTTAGCACACTCAAAAcagcaatttttaaaaaaaacagccttaaAGGCACACAAAAAAGGATTACTGGGATAAACTTTACTAATCTGCCTAAGTAGCTCTTCTTTAAAGGGTTTAAATGTGCTTGCAGTCTGATTGTAGAGTTGGCGGCATCAATATGGGCATCATCTGAAGAAGATTTGCTGTTAAAGGTTAAGCAGAACCAATTTCCATGCCTTTCTGTCGGTACCGGGCTCTAAAACAACTTAGAGTCCAAATTCTAGGTTTCCCCTCAGGTTTCCAACCCTCTTTCCAGCGACACTGATCCTCTTCCACTGAATTCCCCACCGTGAATTAATTATGTGAGTTTCTGACTGCTTATCGCGTCCGAGGGGGGTGGCGGCGCTCACTTCTCGTATCTCCTGGCCCGCCCCGTTATAGGACTGCAGCTCGGCCAGAATCCCATGAGCCTCCTCCAGCACGGCGCTGACCTGGTTCCACACGGCCGTCTCTGCCTCGGTGGGCTGGGCATCTGAGAGGGAAGGACCGGACAGGAAGGAgcaaggaagagagagcagTGATGTTAGGTCATGTTTTGGAGATGGGGAGGGttgaaaagaggaagaataCGGGAGGAAAAAGGTTAGCGGTAAAGATAAAGAAGGTGTCATCGTGTTTTCGTGGCTTGATTATCTAATTGGGAATTAGGAGAGGAGACCAGCGAGTCAGGCTCTGTCACACAGCGAGATTGGATTAGAGGGGACGGTGACCCCCAATAAAGAAAACTACAAGTTGATTCCCCTCAGAGAGCTCTTTGGATCGGAAAGTTACGGCCGACGCTTCAACATTTGGACGGTGCGGATTGAAATTCTTGGATTAAAGTCTCAGATTCTTGAAATACAACCGCCTCAGATGTTCACACCGTGGGAATTTATTGTCGCATCGAGCTGATGGTGGAGCCCGATCCATCTGTTTCCCACTCCCTACCCCTCCCCTCAGCACTGGTAAACGTTGTTTTTGCCCCCCTTTGGGGTTCAATTTGGAGAAATGTTAAAACAAACCAGCAGCGGGGGGGTTTACCTCTGGGCGTCCTTCTCTGCCTGCATTCCCATTAAGGTGCTGTGTTATTCTGCTGCAGGGCACCTCCCAGTGTTCTGCCTTGTTTGCCCATGTGGCGCGGCAGCACGCATGCAGGAGGGATTTGAACGCATCCCCTCGAGTCGCCAACGTGTTTTTCTGCACTCGCGACTTCAGTCTGCACGTGAGACTCAGGTACAGGGTGAGAGTGGCAGCGCCCACTCGGCTCTGATTGCTTCAGATTGTTTCTGCGTCCCTGCGGAGGGAGTAATCGCagaatgtttgttttaaatgcgTTTTGAGTTTTTAAGGTTGTGCTGATCTTGCAAACCTCTGATTGAGGAAAAATCTGCCTGCTTTAGAATCAGAGTCCCTgctgttttcttattttcattatAATTAATTTCACCCTCAGAATTGAAGCCTTGCTTTCCCAATCGGAGGAAGCGCAGCACGGtgattagcatttagcatgaTGCCGCTAGTTCGGCTTTCAAACCGGAGCTGTGTGACCAAGGTGACTGCGTCTCTGGATTTGAGGAGAGCTCGCAGATGGCATAAGATCAGTGGAGGGGTCGGACAGCCTGACACGAGTCTGACTCATTCCAGTCAATTTGAAGTTAAGTGAATGAGAAGCGGAATCAATAAGGCCAGGAATTAGCTCTCGCTCTTTAACACTCAGGAAGAGGAAGCGTGGCGTCGTGTGGGAAAGGCAGCTCAAAAAGGGCAGaatatgttaaatatgttaattACAATGATTCATTTATTCAGCAGCAAAACCTTCTGTCACTTCCCAAAAAAACTGCAGCGTCAGTCAGCTACAACACATGTTGCTGCTAGTTAGCACAAACCACCAAACCATAGCATTAACTGATAAGTCAAGTCTGACTGACATCATTCATATAGAATAAATATGGACACTGTGTCGCCACTTCCTCCATGGCGTAGGAAAATGGAACTAAAATATTTGACCTACAGGACTGCAAAATCAGGTGACTTAGCAACCGGGAAGTGAAATCACAGCACTGACCACTGGGATCATCAGGCtgttttagcatttttaaatacacatttcTACATAAACTTATTATGATTTCCTGCAGGCGCAGCTAGAAGAAGGTAGAAAGACTCTCATGATCCGTCAAGAGGAATTAGAGAGGAGCTAAAATGAGCTTAGCTGACACAATTACTTGAGGAATTATAGCATGGTGCTTAAATGAtgtccatctttgtttttgtatttgttagcatgtgtatgttagcatttagctcgaGGAGCCAGCCTTGTGTCTACCTCTGGTGGCGTTTTTTGCTCTTAAAAGTAGGTGACAGAAGATTTCGAGAGCTAAAATGGAAATTTAAAATTCACCAACTGgggaaaagagaaaggaaagatgGAGGTGGTGTCATTTACCAGCCCCCTTTTCGCTTGCACGCACATTTGCACTCGCACGCAGAGCTCAGATGTACAGAAGTGGACGTGAAGGGATGACGGTCGGCCTTTTCTGAGGCGCCGTCATCCCCGAGCAACAGAAACTGGCAttctcttcacttcctgtcctcagaAGACCAGATCAAAGCAATATTCCATCGTTTTGGAGGAAAGTCGCCATGACATTGTGCAGCTGTCTGCACCTACCGAGATGTGACGTCTGAGAATACGTTCCTTTAGAATGAAGCCAAATGCCAGTGCCTGGAGCCCAAatcaaaaggaggaggagaagagccgAGGGGAGAGAGGGGTAAATAAAGATGTAAAGATGACACAATGGGTAGCTAAGACTGATGGAATGGgggtgaaaacaaagcaaaggcaACGCGGAGAAAAGGGGtaactgaaaaataaattggaaaaaaaagaagcagcggATGGTCTCACGTTCAAAGTCAAGGAAAACTATTGGGCCATGCTCAAGTTCGGTGCAAGCCAGCACTTTCAGGAGGTTTCCCATGAGCCCCCTggaacagagagaggggagaagttTGTGGGTGATGAGGGGACGGGTGTCGGGGTGGTGCGcctgtgtttgcttgtgtgcGTGGGGCCGGTGAGATGAGGAGGTGTCGTGGCGTGGGGGCCTCGGGGAGGGGCCTGGGTGAGGCTGTGATGGAAGTATGTCCTGGGTGAAATGTGGCAACACGGACACAGAGCTTCTGTAATCCCACTCCTGAGTTATTAAAGGTGTTTTGGGGGGTAAACCCAGACCCACGAGAGCAGATTCTTGTTTAATTAAGATGAGCGTGAACAGTGTGAACTCTTGTCGCCGCTAAGCTAAAAGCTAACGGTTACGAGTGGGACTAGAGAACATCTGATAATGACGAACCGCACCCACATTTCCATCCAGATttaccccccccaacccccaacccctcccAGCACCGCACACCTCTGCCGCACGCACGTGCTCTTTTGCATCCCAAGcacacagacacgtgcacacaccccGCCGCTCACTTACTTTCAAAGTCCAGGAAAAAATGGGGACAGTTCTCTAAATCCTTGCCAAGGACCTTAATGAGGTTCCCCATGGCTGGCGACCTGGACGGGAGGAAACAACAGAACGCATACAGTACCAGAACCGGGCAAACGGGCTTGAAATCACACAGCCTGCACACGGAGAACAGAAAGGGTTTATTTTTACTATTTTACCCATCTGCACCGATAATGAGTCCCTcttggctcctcctcctccacccttctGTCCTAACAATATGTCTGAGTCAGATATCCTGGTTGTAAATGACACTGATGAAGGTTCGCGCACAACAAATGCTCGATCGATCGGTGGGGGGGCGGACGGAATCCAGAACTGAATCATTAAGCTCTCTCACTAGAGCTCAGCAATGCCTTTAATCCAATTATTTTACTATCGTAACCTAATAAAAACCTGAAATGTAATTGTCTCCTCGTGCCTTTCATGTTCCACAGGCTATAGATCCAGGACAACCTCTTTATGCCCGTCAGTGGGATGCCAGCGCCTCCATGAAATGCAGCGTTGGGAGCTGTATGGGATTAAACAGCGGGTCAGCGTTGCAGCCTTCGTGTATGATGAAGACAACACGTGCTATATGTTGTATGAGATAAAATGCCGGCATTCCTGCCGCTTCAGTCGCTCCGTAGGTTCCATTCCGGCTCCGGTTTGCACCTCCTTGATGCTCCTCGGCTGGTTTTCTCCAGTTTTCCTCCCGCAGctcaaaaacatgcacattaggttgattgGAGGCTCTAAATTGCCCTGTgtgttgtccttttttttgctgcttaGCAACCTGGTGCTGTTCTCTGCCCACACAGAATCTTCTCTACCTCAGGCTTTTCCATAAAGACACATGGAAAGACGCTCTCTTTATTAGGCTTCTCACACTGATGTTCATGTGGAGACTCCGGTCGGGCAGGTAGGTTACGTCTCCATGAGACCTTCCATGAAGGCGCCAGGAAGGGCGGAATATAacaggacagaagcaggaacGTAGCTTAATCTGTTTCTATTAGCAATCTATTCGTGTTTTTGATCAGTCACTTGTGATCAATCTACCCCAGCCGACTCTTCCAATTCCAAGAAGGCACATCGGAGAAATGACTGAGCACCGGCCCCTCAGCACTGCATGGATTTCCGCGGCAAAATCTACACAGCTGTCAGCTTTCACTTCCTCTGCAGCGCCCTGGCTGTCGGTGTGCGACGTTAGCAGACAGCGGTTTGGGCTGCAGCGCGTGCATGTTGGTGAGGCGCTGCCATCTTGCACGGAAGGGAAAATGCTGTCCTTCCTCAGGTCGCGGTGCTGAGGACACACCAGCGTCGTCCTACTGTAATGTATGTTTAATGCACACAGACTCAGGCCTCCTGCTCCAGGACCACAGGACGCCGTGAATACATGAATATCAGATTCACATTGAGGAGGCCGCGGAGGCTGAATCCAGCCGGCGTGCGGTCTAGATCTCAGCCGGCGGTTGCCAGGTTACCGTTGGCCTGGTAATACGGTCTCAGCGGAAGATGAGAAgcgtaaaacacacacacacac is a window of Takifugu flavidus isolate HTHZ2018 chromosome 21, ASM371156v2, whole genome shotgun sequence DNA encoding:
- the fam49al gene encoding CYFIP-related Rac1 interactor A isoform X1; protein product: MGNLLKVLACTELEHGPIVFLDFEHAQPTEAETAVWNQVSAVLEEAHGILAELQSYNGAGQEIREAIQNPGDLALQEKAWNAVCPLVAKLKRFYEFSLRLENALRSLLEALTSPPYAPMQHLEREQALAKQFAEILHFTLSFDELKMTNPAIQNDFSYYRRTISRNRLNNQQLEAENEVNNEMANRMSLFYAEATPMLKTLSNATTKFVSENKTLPIEDTTDCLSTMACVCRVMLETPEYRCRFTNTDTMLFCMRVMVGVIILYDHVHPVGAFAKTSKIDMKGCIKVLKEQPSNSVEGLLNALRYTTRHLNDDSTSKQIRALLQ
- the fam49al gene encoding CYFIP-related Rac1 interactor A isoform X2 codes for the protein MGNLIKVLGKDLENCPHFFLDFENAQPTEAETAVWNQVSAVLEEAHGILAELQSYNGAGQEIREAIQNPGDLALQEKAWNAVCPLVAKLKRFYEFSLRLENALRSLLEALTSPPYAPMQHLEREQALAKQFAEILHFTLSFDELKMTNPAIQNDFSYYRRTISRNRLNNQQLEAENEVNNEMANRMSLFYAEATPMLKTLSNATTKFVSENKTLPIEDTTDCLSTMACVCRVMLETPEYRCRFTNTDTMLFCMRVMVGVIILYDHVHPVGAFAKTSKIDMKGCIKVLKEQPSNSVEGLLNALRYTTRHLNDDSTSKQIRALLQ